The genome window AAATTAACAAATATGGAGAGAGATGAAACGGATGCGGAAACCAGCATGTCGGATTGTGTAGTCGTTTCATATTGTAAGTTGTGTAATGGCTAGTTCATCAACATTAAACTCGTTTAGCAATAAGCAGATGAGAGGAAGCATTATGTAAATTGTGCAGTTTAATCATTTGACAGCATTTTTGTGTTGTGACAGGGCCATTGATGGTTTTTGCTTTGGATTCGTTATTCCTGCTCCTTTTGAATGTGTTGtgtgctttctcctttcttttgtttgattCCCTCGATGGATTGTGTTCACTCACTGTGTGTGTTTGGAGTCActgaatgctgctgctgctcatccAAAGGCCTGTGGGATTTAAGATGCTGgagtatttatttgtatttctttttcttttagcaaatCCTGAATTGAGGATGAGCTCGCTTGTATTGAGAAGTTGTATTAGATTTTATACTAAATGGTTTCAGAAGCAAATGTGGGATGTGATGCCTTCATCAGGCCATGAAGGCAAGCTGTAGAAGTTACACTGTGGAGTTTTGTGGGGCTGTTTTTTTGGTAattcctgagctgctgcttttaaagggAATGTCATAGGTGACTGCCTGGAAagctgaggggaggaaggcagagaagcCAAAGActggagcagctggagatgCAGCTCTTGCATCTCACTTGAGGGAAGCGCACTTTTTTGAACTGTTCCAAGGTTTTCGGCTGCCAGTCCATCACCACCTCAGCAGCACAGACGCACATCGTTTTATGGGGCGGGGGCAGTGCTAGTCTGGTGTAGGACAGTCGTTACTCGAAGGAGCAGTAAAGCGGCAGTTCTGAGTCAAGCACCAAGGAATGGTGCTGTGGGTAGCGACTAACCCCGAGACGTGTGCGCCAGCTCTGGTTTTATCCAATTCCGTGttgttttcagatgaaaaagacaaagaaaactcCAGGCCATCTCCTTTCATCCTCAATAAAGACCATAAAGGAAAAGATAGTTCTTTCCCTGCTTCCCTTGTGAAGATCTTGGCTTTGCCGCGGATGGAGGAAGCCCAGAAACAATCCTTCAGAGCCGAGGAGGAGACGGCGCAGGTTACACCTCAGCAGCGTGCACAGAAAGCACCGGCCTTGCCGACTCCTTTGCCAGACTCTTTGTTGTTACAAGCAGAGTCCCACAGCATGAGTGAAGCCTCTTGTGGGGCGGGAGAGGATTCCTGCTTCTTCAGCTTCACCCAGGATTCAGAGGGCAACCGGATCATCGCTCACAGAAATGAGTCCGATCTAATCGCTGGAGAAACGGTTTCTTCAAGCGGCAGCGTAACTTCAGACTGCGGGATAAACAAACAAGAgggccagctgctcccagaGGAGGCGAAGACCGGACTTGATTTCCAACCAAGACTTGGTGCAAACCAGAATAAGAAACCACACCAATCGAGTCGTGTTAATTCTTTAAGTGATTTCACTGAGACTGACAATATAAATCCTACTCTAAGGAGAGACAGTACCTGGGCTGCTGGCTTTTATTCATCTCCACAAAGACCAGCTAGAGCACAGCCTCTGAGAGAGCGCAGCCAGAACGCTGGTGCTGCTTCAGCCgaggagggatggggcagcAAGATGGGACCGAGCagtccctgcaggcagctgttCACCCAGGATTCCGAGGGGAACAGAGTAATCGCTCACCGCTGCCAGAACGTCCCATCTCCTCGCCAGGACAGGGGCAGCTCTCGCAGGCAGCTGCCTACCTCCCCGTACAAGGGCTGTCCCAGTGATGCTGCAAACAGGAGCTTGAGCAAACCGTGGGAGCAGCGGTTAGATGTGTGCTATGATTTACTGTTCACGCAGGATTCGGAAGGGAACAGAGTGATTAAACACTGATAAGTGACCTTGAATGGGTTGCCTAATAAGGACCTCTTGTGAAGCctcaggaaagcatttttttgtaagaaagcaGTCAGAATTAGGTATGTgtacctgttttttttctgtatgtgtggTCTAGCCAGCATATGCAGTAGACCCATGTGACAGGCAGGACCTCTTTGTTCtctgaaattttgctttaataaaaataaattttttgaaGGGGTATGGTTATAATAGTTTGACTGTTTCAATCACGATTACAGCCCGTGCAGCTAAGGCCTGGCTTTAGTACTGCCTGGTTTTTATGTAGCATGCCACTGTTCAGCCTGAAAGCCCACTGCTAACATGTCTGCATTTCTTAGGATCCTGAAAGTCCAAATTTAAAGGTTTTCTAGGCTCAGCTCAGGAACCACACCATCTACTTGATGTGAGCTGCCTCGAGGAAGTACTAAGCTCAGCTACATTCTGCTTATTTCAGGACTGTGGTTATGCTAGCCCTGTACGTGACAGCTGGTGCGCGTGGCAATAAGAGGAGGTTCGTGTTTTTCAGCTTGTGCGCCTGTAACTGTGAAAGACGCACCTCTGCTAGCTGCAGGTGGGATCACAGCACTTAACTGCTGTTGCCAGACTTAACTTACCAGAGGTATAAAGTGAAGACGACTGTGACAAAGAGGAGGAATTGTTAACAGTGCATCTGTTCTGGGTAAGGCTGAACTGTAATCCTAACGTTGGACTCGTAGCTCTTTCACAGGCGGGGATGCACCTAGATGGGCCCGCAGCCACAGGTGGGTGCCATGAGTCTGGCCCTGGTGAGGtgaaaagcagagcagtgaGCGCTCCAGGCTGGAGGAAGAACTGGTCAGTATTGGTTTAACTGCGTGTGGCAGCTGCCACGTCTCACTAACAGCAGTGGTACTTGCATGGCTTGTTCAACATAATCCCCTGCTTTTGGATATGTAGTGTTTTGGACGGGCGTGCTTTAGATTTTAGCTGTCTTGAAGCGCAGGGATCAGCTGCTCAAAAACCCCAGGGGTCACGAGCAGCAGACAGCAGAGTCCATCTGTGACAGTGATCACGCTCCAGAACACCAGCCTGCTTTGTCAGCAACAACTgcccatttttttattttatttatttattttttaaatgttgagtATGTCTTTAACACTGTACATGTTGCCATTTACACTATTTTAACTTTCCCATTGGGCCAGAATTTTGGTACAATAGACCAAACTAGAGTTATGTTGTAGTCCAGAATTTAACTCCTCTGATGATACACTTTTCTATCCAGCCTGCACATGGAGCACGTCTCCAGAACAGGGACTCTTGGTTACAGGTCCCTCTTCTCTGTAAGCAGGTGTATTCCTGCCAAATCGTTATGCAGAGGAGCCTTATTGGGACAGAGAGACAACGATCGTATCGTCCAGTGGCTCTCGGTGCACATCTGAGAGGGAAGAGCTGTGGCAACTCCCTATAAAACTGATTAAGTTGTAAATACTATTTCTGCTCTTGCTGACTGGGTGGCCAGAGGCAATACGAGccttttctctcacttttaaGGTGGGGATGatggtttaatttttcaagGGCTGAGGGCCTGGTGGATGAAGAAAATCCTTGGCATCTGACTACGTTCATGGGCAGCACCACCAGCCAACACTTCAGCGGCAGCAGCTGAAATTCcacacccaccccccaccctccccaagACACAAGCACCACTGCTGACATGTTTGGACATATGCGCATTAATAGTATCAAGGACAACCCGTGTCTTATTAAGGCTCCATtttatataaaggaaaaaaatcatactttaAATACAGCCATGAGGAACATTGCAGAGAACGTGTAGCTGAAGGAAACCTCTTCAGTTAGTGAGAACTGTAGCCACAGACAATGCCAAgttccttcttccctcttctcagATGACAGCTCTTGTGGTGGGTGCTCGGTTCTTAGCATTGGTGGTTCAATAAATAGACCTTTTGaatgctaaataaaatacattatctgAATACAAGGACTATTAATGAAACATTAAATTACTGGCAAGAAATTAAGGCCATTCTGTCATGCAACTGTGAGGATAATTTGTGAGTTAAGAAATGCCCAGGGCACACTACAACCAGCCAGCATCCCTTAGATGTGACTGAGTGGTTTGATCGCTGACTGCAGTTTCATCCTGCCATCGGGTCAGAGTTACTGCGAAGCCGCCTTTTACCACCGTGATTCAACAACCTCCTCAACACTGAAGACCTGGAAGCATTAATTAGCTTATTCTCAGTAGCTCTGTACCGTACTCGGAACAGAGAGAGGCCTGGATGTTTGACATCCGTTTATACTGGAAATGGTAACTAGTTATATTGTAGCAAGGTCGTTATCAGTTGACGCTTAATTTGAACCTAAGGAAAATTGTAGGTAGAAAGAACGTCATCCAGCAGCACTCATTGCACTCTTTAGAAGAACCTTATCAATAATCAACATCAAAATACAGGTGGAAAAGAATTTCCATCTtcttaaaaagttttttcttaaatataacaATACATGGAAAACACATCAAATCCGTAGGGTCTTTCCTAAGTAAGTGTCCAGTGCAGAAACCATTTCTAATTAATAAAAGAGGCAAAAGGCTCAATCCTTAGGAAGGCAGCTACTGTGGAGAACATTCTGGGAGCATAACACTTTTGCTTACAGAGTTTCATGACAGTAACATCATTTCTCCTTCAGAGCCAGATCTTCATCCTTTAGGgcaaattttcttctcagaacTTCTGCTATAAGAATGGCAGGGTCTTCCTCCTTCATTGAAGTTCGGGTTCTACATGGAAGACAAAAACACAGTGTGTTAGTAAAGAGAAGTGCCAAAATTGATGGTTGACAGCTCTGGTTAGAGtctttttaagtatttttctgcaGCCTTTATCATCAGCTTTTGTCGCAAGTGGAGGAGGTGCAAGAACAACACCAGAAACCAACAAAAAGTAGTTAAAAATTCAGACCTCTCATGTTGGCTTAGAAAACCTGGAGCTCATTTTGTGGATCAAGGGGTATCCTGAAAATCTCAGCATCAAAGctctttataatttttattcaaCTGTGTTAATAACAAGTAAGTAAAATAACACTTCATTAATTATTTACAGCCTACATCCCCTTAATATAAATCTACAAGTGGTGTTTGAGTTGAAGTcccagaagtatttttttcatgaattttcCTCTACAATGGATGTAtgctttcatatttaaataaggGTAATTACCAGTATTTTAAAGGAGGGCTGGTATAGATTTCCCTCCACTTAGCTACTGCACATGAGTTTTCCTGTAGCATTCCGTTATCAAAGCATCCTGCCTCATTCAACAAGTTCAGACAAGCAGTTCATGTCAGAAGTGTCAGTGAGCTTATTTTACAGGAAGCCAAAACCCAGCTCTTTTTCCTCAGGTATCATGAATTGCTCATTAAGGTTTTGTTTAGAACctgtaataataatttcagaGTTTAACTCCCCCCCCCAGTAGCTGAAGTCCTCCCTTGGTCTGAAAACATTGTGGGTGTTTTAAAcattcctaaaagaaaaaaatccccccagAGTATTTCCATATGTGTTTGGGAGGGGCTTGTTCTCACATTAACAGTGAAGGCTTTTAGGAAGCTGTGCAAGATGCCATTGAGCTGCTCACGGGTAACCCTTAGCGCTGTCAGATTTGTCTGATGCAAGTTCTTAATTTACAGTTGCATAAATGCATCACTATTTACAAGATGATTCTGTAGCCAAAAGCATGCCTTCGATTTCACCCAGACAGAACTGTTCCTTCTGAAAAGGGTGCAGAGAAAGACCAGAGTACAGGGTCTGGAGCCCTCCCCAAGCCCTTCCTTCCACACGGGCAAACCTGAGAATTCGGAGGTACCCAAGTGTCCGTCAGCTGCCTCAGAAGAGGGACAGGGGAAACCGAAGCAGCCAGCGGAGGAGGCGACACTGGCAGCAGTGAGGAGAGGCGGCACTGACACAGCCTCCAGCTGTGCCCATCACAAAGAAAAGCTCTCCCAGGATGAGTGAAGAGACAGATAACCCACACCGGGCTGAGAAGAGGCACACCTCCTACCAAAGGGTACAATGTCCTGCAGCGAGGCACAATCAGCGGCAGACCACGGAGCACCAGCGTTCAACTTCAGCGTCTCAGCCCTTTACAGCCACTCGAAGGGCCAAGGAAATAATCATGGAAAAATTATGTTGTGCAGTCCCGTAACAGTGGTACTTACAAGTGAAGGTGTACTCACAGTCCAAGCAGCTCCTCATGCTACCTGTCTTTAACCCTCACTGAGCGCACGGCCCAGCAGGCACACCACTCAGCCACTCCCCTCGCAGAGGGCATCACAGACACTTTAACAGGCTCTATTTCACATTTGTTGAAACATGCACATTTCTGCAAGCGTTTCTCACTCATTCCTGAAGCTTCCAAGGTTGCGTTTAAGCACCAAGTCCTAAATAGGAGCATCAGAGAAGCATCTATGTAGTTATCTCATTAAGCATCATTTGGTACCTTCATCCACTTAAAGAGTACATGATCCTTTGGAGTGTTACAAGTGCTGCCGACCTACACGGGCACAACTGCTCTGCGTAACCTGATGGCACATCTGCGAGGTGAGCACAGCTGTAGAAGCATGGGGCTGCTCACACAACTGCATCGACACTAACGGATTGTGTCTAGGAATTAAAGCTCATCAAGCAATGAAGATCAGtcatttatttaatgtaatttttcaacTACCTGGGATTCTTCAAACAGCTTTAATTAAGCTGTAATAACCGTATCCTAAAACATCACTGTTGCATGTAGGAGGCAAGTTAGAGGCTGAGATAGAGAAACAGATGAGAGGAAAATGGTTCAGCTCCAGCAAGGAACAGTCTCAGGCTTTTCTATTCAAGTGTTCCTAGCCTTgaggcaagcagcagcaggagcaagtGCGACCCAGCTCCCGGCAAATCAGTCAAGCCATCGCAAGGGCAGAAAGGGGTCCCAGTGATTCAGTTCCTTTGCCCGTTGTTCCCCAGCGAGGAGGGATTTGGCAGCTATCCCCTTCCCCCCAAGTATTCTACCTTACAAAATCCTTGCTCTCCCCCATCTCCTGTAATGTTAGAAAGAATCAACACTGTTGGTAAATCCTTTGTGCACAAaccatccctccctcccactcATTCACACAACTTCTCGCCCAGGGTAACAGCAAGATCAAACACCTTCATCCGTCAGTAGCTGTTCTCATACATTCTGTCGAGGAAATTAAAATTGTGACCCATTATATTGCAATGTTCCCTGTCACCTCCACAGTGCTTTTCCCCCCCAGGCAGCACCTGACTCCTCATCATTCAgccagtgctggcaggagccTCGCTGGCACATCCAGGCGTGGATAAGAAATGCCTCGGATTTCCCTACcataatctgcatttttttccctgaataatGCACATATCCCTATCTTCATCTGGCACAGATGGTGGCACTGTTCTTACCCTGAAAAGTCTGCTTCCATAGAAGGCTGACATACCAGTCCACACTAATTAGAAGATTGAGAATTACATTGTTAGATGTGAATGCTTAGTCCCAGAGGTACACACGTTTCTGATAAAGTTAAAACATTACATGTCACAACATGAAGCATCTGCAAGCTTTTCTGGATTTACTAGAGCCAGTAGGTGACCATTAGAATGGCACAGTTATAGTTACCTAAAGCCTAACCCAAACCTCTGCTGAGCCAATGGGGCCGAGTCGCACACAACAGCAGGTATTTTTCTTGAGAATTCTCTCTCCCTTTGACTaataattcagaattatttttggaTGCCCAAAGCACTGCTTTGCAacagacaggaagaaagaagaggagcaATTTGTCTGTGGTCCACGGATCCTACTCACCCCCAAGAAAGATTACAGGCATTTCTATAAAGCAAGTGAGCGTTTAAGCTTTGAGTAATATTTAACACTTaggaaaagaagagcaaaagggTATGCTGTGTGAATTATGGATGCGTAATACCGTACTGGCATTCTGGATACAAGCTGAACATATTTCTCTCATTTGACTATATAATTTTTTCAGCGCTGAgaattcaatttcttttaaactgaattaGGCATAGAAATTGCGAACAGCCATCACACAACATGTTATTTTTGGCCAGGAATCTTACTCACACAACTTAATGGCTGGATAGATCTTCGGGCTGAAAAATGTGGAAACTGAACTTTATCACTGTGATTTCACATGTAAAACGAAGGCAGTACAGCTAATGTTAAAGCAGCTACTTTATCAGCTGGGCAGAATCCTGTCTCAGCCATGCAGCAGCTGGCACGTCAGCAGCTCGAGGCGTTCTCATGATCAGTGTGTAAACTCATCATGAGACAAGTGAAAACTCACTCTGCCCACACTCAGAGCTGGGCCAGGTGCAAAagctgagaagctgaaaagctcCGCGTGTTAATTCCTGCATGTGCCACGCTGAAAAAGCTGCTGAGCTTCCCAACCGCTTGGGTCTGCAAGATGGTCTAAGCACCAGCACCTGGAACCACTGCAAGCGGAGAGCGCAGTGTGACCCTCACTCTGACAGTTGCCAATACATACAGTTCTGGTTTTCATCTGGGCAAACGCAAGCTTTTTTTCAGGTGAACAAGTTGAAGCAGCCAAACCTTGTGCTAATCGGTTTAAGTTCCCCTCCACTGCTTTCTATCCAGGCAGGCAAGCCATCATTAACCCCCTCCGCGAAACGTTAAGTGTTAGCAAAATTCTGCTATAAACAGCTATTTCCCCCCTGTGAATCATGAATACAAAGCAGCACCAACAGGCAGTGAATGCAATGTCCAGTATCTACAATGACttgacagacaaaaaaaaaaaaaaaaaaagtaaaataaaaggaagagagtTCAGGAAGCACTTACAAGTCTTTGCTCTGCTTCATCCTATGAATGTCTTTAAGAATGCCCATCATATCTGCAAAACTGCTGGCCTTTGAAAGAGACACAGAATCTTCCTCGTCAGGATCCTTTGGTTCTGGTTTACAACACTCGGAGGTTGCAGAACAAAGCATGGAGACTGATGGGAGCTCGGGGCTTTCGagttctgcctcctcctctgtgATATCGCTTATGACaaaggaagttgtagactggAAAGAGGGTCCAAAACAAGGTAAAGGGGAAGATGCATTTGAACTTCCTGGAGATAATAAATCTGGTGTTAatgaagcagaagctgaaaaagaaaacaatatagGTGAATAGATAAACTAATACCAAACCATGTAGGtaatttttcccctcaaaacaACACAATATAAATCAAGAGGCATCATCAGCCAGCCTCCCCCAGGCTATGAGAAATCAAATTCACCACGTTCTCTGTTACCCTCCATGTCCACTCTGCTTCCTGTGACACCATGTCGCAACACAAGAACCTTCTCCAGTACCTTTTATCCCACCAACCCCCCTATGTATCCCTATTCCTATCGTGCCCATCACCATATCAGCCCTCCAGTTCAAACACTGTGCCTCGTCCCTGCAGAGCTCAGGTAGtgtttactttttccatttttacagaTAAGAAATGGAGGAACAGAGATTTAGCTGCTGCTCAGGGTCACAGAGGGAGCCCGTGTGAGCATGTAGGTCTTAATTGTCTTaacttttctcctccttttcttcatcgcttgcctttcttttcctttcaggctCCTTCCCCCGTAACCATTATGCCTGCTGAGAATGCAGAGCTGGTTCAGGAGCTCCGGCATTTTACACTAGACGGTCACAGCAATTCACTCTGTGACTGCAGGCATTTCGACCTGTTTTGCTTTCCATCACCACCTGTAAAATGAGAATAGCATCCACCTATTCCACAGGGAAGATGGGATTTATTTGTTCACGCTTTAAAATGCAGTGAGGATAAGAACAGCTATATCGATTCCAAGCGTTATTAAGTGAAAATGAGTTAGATATTTCCAGTGTAAAACACTAAgggaaaacaaccaaaaacccagcaaaatGCTCAGTGCACATCTCCTTGGAAGAACCTTCCTGTATTGAAAACAAACTGTACCTTAAAGCACTAATGCCCTTGGCCTCAGGAGTAAACTTGTAGATAGTTATCAATTTCCAATTAAGGGATTTCTTGAAGTATATAATAAAGCAGATTGcaccatatttcttttttgacatCAGTCTTTCCAAAATAAGCCTGCTAAATAGTTATCTCCATCAGATTACCGAGCTACAGCTAGGCCCTAAATCACAGCTCCCCATTAGTGACTTAGAGGACGCGAAGTCAATACGAACTGTTCTCAAATGCCAGCTGATAACAACCAGGTGCACTGCTGAgtagagagggagagaaaaaggtaTTAAATGATTAAATCGCTTTTCTCCCATCTGGATCTCTAATTTTCCTCGTTATTACTCTCCTTGAATTAAAAGGGACTTTTCTAGCACACAGCTTGCGCAACAGTAGAGCGGAGAGAGAACTTGGAAGGAAAAAGTCACAAAATTTCCCCTGTTCTTTATTTCAATTCAGTTGTTCCTCTGATcttgcagaaagaagaaagaggacaCACGCAGCCTCTCTGAAGGGGACATCTGCAATGCCTTGTTTTACGCTTATTCCCTGCAGAGTTGAGGGTAATGTGGCTCCCTCACCCCCAGAGCGGCTTCATTTTACCATGCTGCTGTAAGAGTCGAGGCATGCGGCATACAGGATCCTGTGTACTGTGAGAGGACCAAAGACTGCAAGAAACACCAGCACGTGCATTATCTCACTACAGCCCTTTACCATGGAAGTGAAGAAATCTCTCGTCTAAATACAGCTTCACATGCTAAAAACTTCATCTATATTCTCATGTGGTGGCATATATATTTACACTATTGATATCAAATAGATTCTTAGAGTCCACTGACCATcacacagaactgaaaaagaacCCCAAATCTCTCATGTAGAAACCAGCATTTCAACTAAATCAAACACCACAACTCTGTTTCATGTTCAAATGACTTGTGGATAGCTGGACTAAATATAAGCAGTCATTAAAGCTGCAAGTCCTTTGGGACTACAATAATCAGACAACCACGTCGTCTTTCGCAGATCATGAGAGATTTGGTCTCGTGCGCACACTGTGCAGTGCAGTGCAAAGTAGCAAtctgggaattaaaaaaaatatttgctttcagatgTAGGATAAGGAAGGTTTCATCAGCCACTATTACCCATCATCAACAGGAATTAACCCGCCTGATACCATTTCAACTGTGGCAcaatcctgttttgttttggttttttaaagtaatggGAAGAATTATagctccttcttttcctctggaaaGCAGCCATGATACAGCTGTCATCTTGGTTATTGGCAAAAATATTCTGCGTACAAGAAACtcagcttttaagaaaaactgtcttcaagaaggacTAAAATTCCTTTAGTTTGCAAAACTGTTCATTGTTTTTGAGTTGGGAGACCAACAACTCTGCCTTCTGAACACTCCATAAATAGATACCAAGGTATTTCCCTCTTACTAGTTTCCACACTCTACaccagctgctggtgcagcGCGCCCTGTAGAACCACTGGATCTACAAATCCAAATACCTTTGTATCTTCAGAGCTGAGTATACAGGAAAAGccatgaaaggaagagaagtctTTCCTCATGGTTCAGTTTTGTGGCTAAAACATGGCTTTTAGTTGCATACAAATTtactaaaagaaagaaataaatcagttgAGCTAGGCTTTTCCCCAAATACCTTATTTGCTACAGAAATGGCACTGtcattttcacagaagaaacaaacactAATGTCTCATTCCTACCCAAATCAAGATGTAACCCTCTCACTCATGGCTGACTCGGAGCAGGAATGGCAAGAATTACAccaaatgttttaatgaaaccAGGTGCCTGAGAGGAGAGTCGGCCTCCAGATCAAACACAGCAAATGCAGTCACAAAGCAGCACTTggtatttcttaaaaagaaacaggactCCTCCAACGAAACAGATGCAAACATCTAAACACAGAACCAGCACTGAGCTGACACCCAAGACGGCATCCCACCAACGGGAGCCACAGCTCTGCGGGAAAAACAACATGCAAGTCTGCTCTGTATGGAGGAATTAACATGGTTCACTATGTCAGCCCTTCTCgttcaacaaaaaaaagctcattACGTTCCTACCTGACTCTGCAGCGACTATTTTAGCTATCTGACTCCGAAGGTGACTCAGCTCATCCTGGAGCTCTGTTGTTCGGCTCAGTGCTGGTAAACCAGGTTTCTT of Ciconia boyciana chromosome 21, ASM3463844v1, whole genome shotgun sequence contains these proteins:
- the AUNIP gene encoding aurora kinase A- and ninein-interacting protein is translated as MKRRRRGGAAQQAEACDVWLDTAELKRSAAQSLIAKPKVSSRILERKHASVAFTQTKASQPRTKQTTISAFFSAQTDEKDKENSRPSPFILNKDHKGKDSSFPASLVKILALPRMEEAQKQSFRAEEETAQVTPQQRAQKAPALPTPLPDSLLLQAESHSMSEASCGAGEDSCFFSFTQDSEGNRIIAHRNESDLIAGETVSSSGSVTSDCGINKQEGQLLPEEAKTGLDFQPRLGANQNKKPHQSSRVNSLSDFTETDNINPTLRRDSTWAAGFYSSPQRPARAQPLRERSQNAGAASAEEGWGSKMGPSSPCRQLFTQDSEGNRVIAHRCQNVPSPRQDRGSSRRQLPTSPYKGCPSDAANRSLSKPWEQRLDVCYDLLFTQDSEGNRVIKH
- the MTFR1L gene encoding mitochondrial fission regulator 1-like isoform X5; its protein translation is MAADSTIPIWQNKPHGSARSVVRRIGSNLPLKPCPRASFEVLPNVSELYLNDVPPVPTLADIVWIAADDEETYARVRSDTRPLKHKWKPSPFTVIQRNASVPNLRKQEEKLLALKKPGLPALSRTTELQDELSHLRSQIAKIVAAESASASLTPDLLSPGSSNASSPLPCFGPSFQSTTSFVISDITEEEAELESPELPSVSMLCSATSECCKPEPKDPDEEDSVSLSKASSFADMMGILKDIHRMKQSKDLTRTSMKEEDPAILIAEVLRRKFALKDEDLALKEK
- the MTFR1L gene encoding mitochondrial fission regulator 1-like isoform X4; translation: MAAEGPGAGPRCAAAPQTIPIWQNKPHGSARSVVRRIGSNLPLKPCPRASFEVLPNVSELYLNDVPPVPTLADIVWIAADDEETYARVRSDTRPLKHKWKPSPFTVIQRNASVPNLRKQEEKLLALKKPGLPALSRTTELQDELSHLRSQIAKIVAAESASASLTPDLLSPGSSNASSPLPCFGPSFQSTTSFVISDITEEEAELESPELPSVSMLCSATSECCKPEPKDPDEEDSVSLSKASSFADMMGILKDIHRMKQSKDLTRTSMKEEDPAILIAEVLRRKFALKDEDLALKEK
- the MTFR1L gene encoding mitochondrial fission regulator 1-like isoform X1; this encodes MAAEGPGAGPRCAAAPQTIPIWQNKPHGSARSVVRRIGSNLPLKPCPRASFEVLPNVSELYLNDVPPVPTLADIVWIAADDEETYARVRSDTRPLKHKWKPSPFTVIQRNASVPNLRKQEEKLLALKKPGLPALSRTTELQDELSHLRSQIAKIVAAESASASLTPDLLSPGSSNASSPLPCFGPSFQSTTSFVISDITEEEAELESPELPSVSMLCSATSECCKPEPKDPDEEDSVSLSKASSFADMMGILKDIHRMKQSKDLTWCLNATLEASGMSEKRLQKCACFNKCEIEPVKVSVMPSARGVAEWCACWAVRSVRVKDR
- the MTFR1L gene encoding mitochondrial fission regulator 1-like isoform X2, whose translation is MAADSTIPIWQNKPHGSARSVVRRIGSNLPLKPCPRASFEVLPNVSELYLNDVPPVPTLADIVWIAADDEETYARVRSDTRPLKHKWKPSPFTVIQRNASVPNLRKQEEKLLALKKPGLPALSRTTELQDELSHLRSQIAKIVAAESASASLTPDLLSPGSSNASSPLPCFGPSFQSTTSFVISDITEEEAELESPELPSVSMLCSATSECCKPEPKDPDEEDSVSLSKASSFADMMGILKDIHRMKQSKDLTWCLNATLEASGMSEKRLQKCACFNKCEIEPVKVSVMPSARGVAEWCACWAVRSVRVKDR
- the MTFR1L gene encoding mitochondrial fission regulator 1-like isoform X3 yields the protein MAAEGPGAGPRCAAAPQTIPIWQNKPHGSARSVVRRIGSNLPLKPCPRASFEVLPNVSELYLNDVPPVPTLADIVWIAADDEETYARVRSDTRPLKHKWKPSPFTVIQRNASVPNLRKQEEKLLALKKPGLPALSRTTELQDELSHLRSQIAKIVAAESGSSNASSPLPCFGPSFQSTTSFVISDITEEEAELESPELPSVSMLCSATSECCKPEPKDPDEEDSVSLSKASSFADMMGILKDIHRMKQSKDLTWCLNATLEASGMSEKRLQKCACFNKCEIEPVKVSVMPSARGVAEWCACWAVRSVRVKDR